One Pseudomonas tolaasii NCPPB 2192 genomic window carries:
- a CDS encoding PepSY-associated TM helix domain-containing protein: MTTQKVSFYNLAWRWHFYAGLFVAPFMVLLALTGIIYLFKPQLDPLMYGHLLKVQTAEHALSADEQLQRAKAAYPQGTISKYLPPADATSSAQFVMHNGGREVTVFVDPYRGTVLGEQDSKYNLQAIARALHGELMIGTVGDRLVELAAGWGVMLVVSGVYLWWPRGRSSAGVLWPRFNTRGRVFWRDLHAVAGFWGAAFLLVMLLSGMTWTGFWGKQYADLWNTFPAAMWNNVPQSDQQARSLNTASQQTVPWAMENTPMPMSGEHAEHMNHGATHAGPAAPTVSLQQVVDLAGARKVEPGYSITFPTTATGVFTVSVFANDPRNDATLHVDQYTGKVLADVRWEHYNMVARATETGVMLHEGKMFGWVNQLIVLLICLMILLSAVSGVVIWWKRRPAGGLGVPPLRHDLPKWKTAMVIMLGLAIVFPLVGASLIVVWALDRLVLSRLFGQHESASGSA, encoded by the coding sequence ATGACCACCCAAAAAGTTTCCTTCTACAACCTCGCCTGGCGCTGGCACTTCTACGCCGGGCTCTTCGTCGCCCCATTCATGGTGCTGCTGGCCCTGACCGGCATCATCTACCTGTTCAAACCCCAGCTCGATCCATTGATGTACGGCCACCTGCTGAAGGTCCAAACCGCCGAACACGCATTGAGCGCCGACGAGCAACTGCAACGCGCCAAAGCCGCTTACCCTCAAGGCACGATCAGCAAATACCTGCCGCCCGCCGACGCCACCAGCAGCGCACAATTCGTGATGCACAACGGCGGCCGTGAGGTGACCGTCTTCGTCGACCCGTATCGCGGCACGGTCCTCGGCGAGCAGGACTCCAAATACAACCTGCAAGCCATCGCCCGCGCGCTGCACGGTGAGCTGATGATCGGCACCGTCGGCGACCGTCTGGTGGAACTCGCCGCCGGTTGGGGCGTGATGCTGGTGGTGTCGGGCGTGTACCTGTGGTGGCCGCGCGGCAGGTCTTCGGCGGGCGTGCTGTGGCCGCGTTTCAACACCCGTGGCCGCGTGTTCTGGCGCGATCTGCACGCCGTCGCCGGCTTCTGGGGCGCAGCCTTTTTGCTGGTGATGCTGCTCAGCGGCATGACCTGGACCGGCTTCTGGGGCAAGCAATACGCCGACCTGTGGAACACCTTCCCGGCAGCGATGTGGAACAACGTGCCGCAGTCGGACCAGCAGGCACGCAGCCTCAACACCGCGAGCCAGCAGACCGTGCCCTGGGCCATGGAAAACACCCCGATGCCGATGTCCGGCGAGCATGCCGAACACATGAACCACGGCGCCACGCATGCAGGTCCGGCCGCGCCGACGGTGAGCTTGCAGCAGGTGGTGGACCTGGCAGGTGCACGCAAGGTCGAGCCCGGCTACAGCATCACTTTCCCGACCACCGCTACCGGTGTATTCACTGTTTCGGTGTTCGCCAACGACCCACGCAATGACGCCACGCTGCATGTGGACCAATACACCGGCAAGGTCCTCGCCGACGTGCGCTGGGAACACTACAACATGGTCGCACGCGCCACCGAGACCGGCGTGATGCTGCATGAAGGCAAGATGTTCGGCTGGGTCAACCAACTGATCGTGCTGCTGATTTGCCTGATGATCCTGCTCAGCGCCGTCAGCGGCGTGGTGATCTGGTGGAAGCGTCGCCCGGCGGGCGGGCTGGGTGTTCCGCCGCTGCGCCATGACCTGCCGAAATGGAAAACCGCGATGGTCATCATGCTCGGGCTGGCGATTGTTTTTCCTCTGGTGGGCGCGTCGTTGATTGTGGTGTGGGCGCTGGACCGCCTGGTGCTGTCGCGCCTGTTTGGCCAACATGAATCTGCCTCAGGTTCCGCATGA
- a CDS encoding ABC transporter ATP-binding protein: MTSLTLTRLTWTPQVHGHCRHQFHLCDASLQVGAGEFVGLIGPNGSGKTSLLRCAYRFTQPDQGDVLLAHQNVWRQSAKWCAQRVAVVLQEFPDAFGLRVDEVVAMGRTPHKGLFDSDTPHDQQLIRQALESVGMQGFEDHAFATLSGGEKQRVILARALAQQPQLLILDEPTNYLDPRYQLELLRLVKRLNIGTLASIHDLNLAAAFCDRLYVINHGRIIASGTPHEVLTAELLRDVFGVEALIDTHPLSGYPRITWITQP; encoded by the coding sequence ATGACCTCACTCACCCTCACCCGCCTCACCTGGACGCCTCAGGTTCACGGCCACTGCCGCCACCAGTTCCACCTGTGTGACGCCAGCCTGCAGGTCGGCGCGGGGGAGTTTGTGGGGCTGATCGGGCCCAATGGCAGCGGCAAGACCAGCCTGTTGCGCTGTGCCTACCGGTTCACCCAGCCCGATCAGGGCGACGTATTGCTCGCCCACCAGAACGTGTGGAGACAAAGCGCCAAATGGTGCGCGCAACGCGTCGCGGTGGTGCTACAGGAGTTCCCCGATGCCTTCGGCCTGCGAGTGGACGAGGTGGTCGCCATGGGCCGCACGCCGCACAAAGGCTTGTTCGACAGCGACACGCCACACGATCAACAACTGATCCGCCAGGCGCTGGAATCCGTCGGCATGCAGGGCTTCGAAGACCATGCGTTCGCCACCCTTTCCGGCGGCGAAAAACAACGCGTGATCCTGGCGCGGGCCCTGGCCCAGCAACCGCAGTTGTTGATCCTCGACGAACCGACCAACTACCTTGACCCGCGCTACCAGCTGGAACTGCTCAGGCTGGTCAAACGCCTGAATATCGGCACCCTGGCGAGCATCCACGACCTCAACCTGGCCGCCGCGTTCTGCGACCGTCTGTACGTGATCAACCACGGGCGCATCATCGCCAGCGGCACGCCCCATGAAGTATTGACCGCTGAACTGCTGCGCGACGTTTTCGGCGTCGAGGCACTGATCGACACTCATCCCTTGTCCGGCTACCCCCGAATCACCTGGATAACCCAACCATGA
- a CDS encoding TonB-dependent receptor, protein MNKYLASGLCLLALHNSAHALTLPASPVTAPAVDEERIDLDTPTTAGSRLKLTARQTPGSVESQTGEKIRERGDASVQDAISRATGISRTGTPGDGGTSLQARGFTGQGSVMQLYDGNRMYMGMGTSTFPVDTWSVERVDVLRGPASVLYGEGATGAVINTVPKKPFTGEIENHIRLGYGSYDRQQQALDSGGSLTDTLSYRLNLNRLRSNGFIDRGDSASDFVSGALRWQAADNLSFTLASDYGDQRPQNYFGTPLINGHLYNSLRDKNYNVSNDTQHYNDQWTRLTSEWQINDSVSATNELFYLKNQRRWQNAENYNFTGGQLTRSGNFGIKHNQEQVGDRQTFTFKHTLFGLDSQTVAGVEYNRIRFRLASNSPFDDVLSGGQPIDINYPAATPFTSQDPFKPLFATTTKTVAGFAENRLQLTDQLSLVTGIRRDYAHVDRDDLRNGSQTEKTLTGNNWKAGLVYAITPDTSVYGQYSTSTDGVGGLISLSPSQQQFDLSTAKQTEVGIKQAFWDQRGEWTLAAYHIVKKKLLTDVPGDPDLKQQVGQQSSRGLEASLDLQLPHAWQLQANAAIVHAQYDDFKQDVGGVQVSRDGNRPVDVPRRTANLWLSKAVTDDIRAGAGVRYVDSRYADMANTREVPSYTVVDATVSWKAMRNTTLGLQLNNLFDRTYAVSQYNDGQQWILGEPRSFFVTADYTF, encoded by the coding sequence ATGAACAAGTACCTCGCGTCTGGCCTGTGCCTGCTCGCCCTGCATAACAGCGCCCACGCCCTGACCCTGCCCGCCAGCCCCGTCACCGCCCCGGCGGTGGACGAAGAACGTATCGACCTGGACACGCCGACCACTGCCGGCTCACGCCTGAAGCTGACGGCCCGGCAAACCCCGGGCAGTGTCGAAAGCCAGACCGGCGAAAAAATCCGCGAACGCGGCGATGCCAGCGTGCAGGACGCCATCTCCCGCGCCACCGGCATCAGCCGCACCGGCACCCCGGGCGACGGTGGCACCTCGTTGCAGGCGCGCGGGTTTACCGGCCAGGGTTCGGTGATGCAGCTGTACGACGGCAACCGCATGTACATGGGCATGGGCACCTCGACCTTCCCGGTGGACACCTGGTCGGTGGAGCGCGTGGACGTACTGCGTGGCCCGGCGTCAGTGTTGTACGGCGAAGGTGCCACCGGTGCAGTGATCAACACCGTGCCGAAAAAACCCTTTACCGGCGAGATCGAAAACCACATCCGCCTGGGCTATGGCTCTTACGACCGCCAGCAGCAAGCCCTCGACAGCGGCGGTTCGCTGACCGACACCCTGAGCTACCGCCTGAACCTCAACCGCTTGCGCAGCAACGGCTTCATTGACCGTGGCGACTCGGCCAGCGACTTCGTCAGTGGCGCCCTGCGTTGGCAGGCGGCGGACAACCTGAGCTTTACCCTGGCCAGTGACTATGGCGACCAGCGCCCGCAAAATTACTTTGGCACCCCGCTGATCAACGGCCATTTGTACAACAGCCTGCGCGACAAGAACTACAACGTCAGCAACGACACCCAGCATTACAACGACCAGTGGACGCGCCTGACCAGTGAGTGGCAGATCAACGACAGCGTCAGCGCCACCAATGAGCTGTTCTACCTGAAGAACCAGCGCCGCTGGCAGAACGCCGAAAACTATAATTTCACCGGCGGCCAGCTGACCCGCAGCGGCAACTTCGGCATCAAGCACAACCAGGAACAGGTGGGCGACCGCCAGACGTTCACCTTCAAACACACCCTGTTCGGCCTCGACAGCCAGACCGTGGCCGGCGTGGAATACAACCGGATACGCTTCCGCCTGGCGAGTAACTCGCCGTTTGATGATGTACTCAGCGGCGGCCAACCCATCGACATCAACTACCCGGCCGCCACGCCGTTTACCAGCCAGGACCCGTTCAAACCGCTGTTCGCCACCACCACCAAAACCGTCGCCGGCTTCGCCGAGAACCGCCTGCAACTCACCGACCAGTTGTCGCTGGTCACCGGTATCCGCCGCGACTACGCCCATGTCGACCGCGATGACTTGCGCAACGGTAGCCAGACTGAAAAAACCCTCACCGGCAATAATTGGAAAGCCGGTCTGGTCTACGCAATCACACCGGATACCTCGGTCTACGGCCAATACTCCACCAGCACCGACGGCGTCGGTGGCCTGATTTCCCTGAGCCCGAGCCAGCAACAATTCGACCTGTCCACCGCCAAGCAAACCGAAGTCGGCATCAAGCAAGCCTTCTGGGACCAGCGCGGCGAATGGACCCTGGCCGCCTACCACATCGTCAAAAAGAAACTGCTTACCGATGTACCGGGAGACCCGGACCTCAAGCAGCAAGTCGGGCAACAATCTTCCCGTGGCCTGGAGGCCAGCCTCGACCTGCAACTGCCGCACGCCTGGCAGTTGCAAGCCAACGCCGCCATCGTTCATGCGCAGTATGACGACTTCAAGCAAGACGTAGGCGGCGTGCAAGTGTCCCGTGATGGCAATCGCCCCGTGGACGTGCCGCGCCGCACTGCGAACCTGTGGCTGAGCAAAGCCGTGACCGATGACATCCGCGCCGGCGCAGGCGTGCGTTACGTCGATTCGCGCTACGCCGACATGGCCAACACCCGCGAAGTACCGAGCTACACCGTGGTTGACGCCACCGTGTCGTGGAAAGCCATGCGCAACACCACGTTGGGCCTGCAACTGAACAACCTGTTTGACCGCACCTATGCCGTGAGCCAGTACAACGACGGGCAGCAGTGGATCCTCGGCGAGCCGCGCTCGTTCTTCGTCACGGCGGATTACACCTTCTAA
- a CDS encoding FecCD family ABC transporter permease produces the protein MITRRYALLLAALAAVLLVSCVISLGFGPARVPVDVVWRIVLFKAFGLGDVSWSAGQEHIVWLIRVPRMLLGALVGAGLALIGAVLQAVTRNPLADPHLLGVTSGATLGAVIVVLHVGEIAGLLTLPIAAFIGALLSMLVVLAVASRNGRLESDRLLLCGVAVSFVMMAAANLLLFMGDHRAASAVMFWMLGGLGLARWELLAIPAATVVLGLAVLTGMARPLNALMAGEQTAVTLGLNARTVRLKVFLVASLMTGVLVSISGSIGFVGLMVPHIARRLVGAEHRRLLPVCALLGSLFLVWVDVAARTLIAPEDLPIGVATAAIGGLFFIGLMRKR, from the coding sequence ATGATCACCCGTCGCTACGCCTTGTTGCTCGCCGCCCTCGCGGCAGTCTTGCTGGTCTCCTGCGTGATCTCCCTGGGCTTTGGCCCGGCGCGGGTGCCGGTGGACGTGGTGTGGCGCATCGTGCTGTTCAAAGCCTTTGGCCTGGGTGACGTGAGCTGGTCGGCCGGGCAGGAACATATCGTCTGGTTGATCCGCGTACCGCGCATGCTGCTGGGTGCGCTGGTGGGTGCCGGGTTGGCGTTGATCGGCGCCGTGTTGCAGGCGGTCACGCGCAACCCGCTGGCCGACCCGCACTTGCTCGGCGTGACCTCCGGCGCCACCCTCGGCGCAGTCATCGTGGTGCTGCATGTGGGTGAGATTGCGGGCCTGCTGACTTTGCCCATCGCCGCCTTCATTGGCGCGCTGCTGAGCATGCTGGTGGTGCTGGCAGTGGCCAGCCGCAATGGGCGGCTGGAGAGTGATCGCCTCTTGCTGTGCGGCGTGGCGGTGTCGTTTGTGATGATGGCGGCAGCCAATTTGTTGTTGTTCATGGGCGACCATCGCGCAGCCTCGGCGGTGATGTTCTGGATGCTCGGCGGCCTCGGCCTGGCGCGCTGGGAGCTGCTGGCGATTCCCGCCGCCACGGTCGTATTGGGCCTTGCAGTACTGACCGGCATGGCCCGGCCGTTGAACGCCTTGATGGCCGGCGAGCAGACTGCCGTGACCCTCGGCCTGAACGCCCGCACTGTGCGCTTGAAAGTATTCCTGGTCGCCTCGTTGATGACCGGCGTGCTGGTGTCCATCAGCGGCTCCATCGGCTTTGTCGGGCTGATGGTGCCGCACATTGCCCGGCGTCTTGTTGGCGCCGAGCATCGGCGCTTATTGCCGGTGTGCGCGCTGCTCGGCAGCCTGTTCCTGGTGTGGGTGGACGTGGCCGCACGCACCCTGATCGCCCCCGAGGATTTGCCGATTGGCGTGGCCACGGCGGCAATCGGCGGGTTGTTTTTTATCGGGTTGATGCGCAAGCGTTAA
- a CDS encoding ABC transporter substrate-binding protein, with translation MIPRALLALALLLGTSQAFAAATHYPVTVKSCNRDVTFQEAPKHAVSHDINMTQMMLALGLKPHMAGYSGVTGWKSVTPEMAEILDGLPELASKYPSVETLLNANVDFFFAGWDYGMRVGGDLTPATLQPLGINVYELTESCAFVMKRPAATLEDTYNDLRNLGKIFDVQDRANALIAQMQAQVADIQKDLPADKPRVFLYDSGEDRAMTSGRLGMPQALIEAAVGRNILDDIDASWTRVNWETVVERNPQVIVIVDYSEITAEQKEQFLLNNPALQAVDAIRNQRFIVIPYVQATPGIDNVLAVETLAKGFHGE, from the coding sequence ATGATCCCTCGCGCCCTTCTCGCCCTTGCCCTGTTGCTCGGCACCTCCCAAGCGTTCGCCGCAGCCACCCATTACCCGGTGACCGTCAAAAGCTGCAACCGCGACGTGACTTTTCAGGAAGCGCCGAAGCACGCGGTCAGCCACGACATCAACATGACCCAGATGATGCTCGCATTGGGCCTCAAACCGCACATGGCCGGTTACAGCGGCGTGACCGGCTGGAAATCCGTGACGCCGGAAATGGCCGAGATCCTCGACGGCCTGCCGGAGTTGGCCAGCAAGTACCCGTCGGTGGAAACCCTGCTCAACGCCAACGTGGATTTCTTCTTTGCCGGCTGGGATTACGGCATGCGCGTGGGCGGCGACCTCACGCCGGCCACCCTGCAACCGCTGGGCATCAATGTGTATGAGCTGACCGAGTCCTGCGCGTTCGTGATGAAGCGCCCGGCCGCGACGCTGGAAGACACCTATAACGACCTGCGCAACCTCGGCAAGATCTTCGACGTGCAAGACCGCGCCAACGCGCTGATCGCGCAAATGCAGGCGCAGGTGGCCGACATACAAAAAGATTTGCCCGCTGATAAACCGCGCGTATTCCTGTACGACAGTGGAGAAGACCGCGCCATGACCTCCGGCCGTTTGGGCATGCCTCAGGCGCTGATCGAGGCGGCGGTTGGACGCAATATTCTCGACGACATCGACGCCAGCTGGACCCGGGTCAATTGGGAAACCGTGGTGGAGCGCAACCCGCAGGTGATCGTGATCGTCGACTACAGCGAAATCACCGCCGAGCAAAAGGAACAATTCCTGCTCAACAACCCGGCGCTGCAAGCGGTGGACGCGATCAGAAACCAGCGGTTCATCGTGATCCCCTACGTGCAGGCCACGCCGGGCATCGATAACGTGCTGGCCGTCGAGACGCTGGCCAAGGGGTTCCACGGCGAATGA